One Nymphaea colorata isolate Beijing-Zhang1983 chromosome 12, ASM883128v2, whole genome shotgun sequence genomic window, TCACCAGGTTCGAGCTGGGTGAGGCTCGTATCAGTCCAGCTCGGTGTTATATGCAAAAGGCTGCGCCGAGTTCGATCCCGGGTAGAGTTAACCCTAAGAGAGCTTTTGATAAGAAGAATCTTGTGTTATTACGGATGCTATTTATAAACCTACATTTAAGCACTTATGACTTAACAAAATCACATTATATTGTATGAAACAGTATGATGTTTTTCATCATGAGAAGATTGGCGCAATGGTCGAGAAAGGAGTCGATAGGTGACCAGTTAAAAGAGAAAGCAGAGTGCCATTCTGGCTTGAAATTTTTAGCCGGTGAAATTTGACTGGACAATGCAGAGAAAATGGGTTACTTTGTCATTAATGAAACGAAGAAAGAGTAAGATTCTCACCAAATTTGAAGCCCCAAATCAAGGAATTCTTCTCATTTATAGGATATGAACCTCAAACAGTGAAACACTACATACTTACAGCCTTGCCTGTTTACCACTTGTACAGATAACTGGAACAACACAAATCTCTATAGACACAAATTCCTGAACAAGAAGGCAAATGGGgacaaaacccaaaaaagaaaaaaagaaggaaccaGGTTTCAGGCTTGAGGAATCATGGCGGCAGTAGCAGACTAGCAGTAGTAGGCAGAGTATCAGTAGCAGTCGACCTGTTCATGTTGAACTAAAACCCTTTCTTGCCGGCCCTTTCTCTTCACATGGGTTGACATCATGTTGATGAATCCCAGAGCCCTGCGTCTACTTTCGTTTCACGTGTGAGCTCGATCTCTCCACCAACACCAAGAAAGTAAACCTCTTTTCCACTCTCCCCCTTGTCTCGGACGAATCGTTGGACCACGCCCATTTGCCGCTGCATTATGCGGAGGGACCGGAGGCGGAGGAGGCGGCGCCCGCGGTGGAGGCAGGGAGGTGCAGCTGACCCTGGTGGTTGAATCGCTGCAGCTGTATCATCCTCGCGTAGCAGCCGTCCGGGTGGTGGTGCAGCAGGTGGGAGTGGGACCCCTGCTCCGTTACTTTTCCTTCCTCGATCACCGCGATGGTCTGGGCGTTCCGCACCGTCGACAGCCGGTGGGCCACCACGATGGTGGTCCGCGCCGCTGACGTCCGCTCAATGGCCTCCTGCACGCACCTCTCGGATTCGGCGTCCAGCGCGCTGGTCGCCTCGTCCAGCAGCAGCAGCGCCGGGTTCCTCACTAACGCCCTCGCGATCGCGATCCGCTGCCTCTGCCCGCCCGACAGCTGCACCCCTCGCTCCCCAACCTGCGTCTTGTAGCCGTCCGGCAGCCCGGAGATGAACTTGTCGGCGTTGGCCGCCGCGGCGGCCGCCACAATCTCCGCCTCCGTGGCGCCGTCGCGGCCGTAGGCGATGTTGTCGTAGATGGTGGTGGCGAAGAGGCTGGGCTCCTGCTGCACCACCGCTATGTGCTGGCGGAGGGCATTGAGGTTGTACTTGCGCAGGTCCTTGCCGTCGATGAGAACGCGACCGGAGCTAGGGTCGTAGAAGCGCACCACGAGGGCGAGGACGGAGCTCTTGCCGCAGCCGCTGGGCCCGACGAGAGCGAGGCACTTGCCGGCGCGGGCGCGGAGGGTGAGGTCCCTGAAGACGGGGATGTCAGGGCGGGTCGGGTAGGAGAAGTCCACGTGCTTGAGCTCGACCTCGCCGCGAAGGCGGTCGGGCTTCAGACCGTCGGCCTCGTCGGGTTCAATCTCGGTCTTGCGGTCGATGAGGGAGAAAACGGAGCGCATCGCTCTGCCGCCCTTGATGAAGTCCGGCGCGAGGGTGAGAGTCTCGGCGGCGCCGTTGGCGGAGACCATCAGCACCATGAAGACGCGGATGGTCTTGGAGAAGTCGGAGATGTGGTGCTTTACGAGCCACGAGGCGTACCACAGGCCCAGCGAGTAGGAGCCATAGAGCAGGAACTGGGCGACGCCGAAGCCGCTGCCAGCAATCTGACCCTTCCAGAAGCACCTGCGCAGGGGGACCTTCAGGTTCGAGCCGAAGAGGCTAACGATCTTCGACTCCGAGTTGAACGCCGCCACGGTCCTCACGTTGGTCACCGCCTCTCCGGCTATCTGGGTCGACGCCGCGTGGGCAGCCTCCAAATCTCCCGAGAAGCCATTCATGAACATTTTCTGCTCGTTGCATTCAGATAGAAATCAGAAAGAACATCATCATCACGAGCCAATAACTTAATTAGTTTCTGCCAAATCTTCAAACCTTCAGAAAAGATGCTCAGATTCAAACATCTTACATTAGATTTTTACGTAAGTCGCATTGGCGATTCTCACCTGAAGCACAGTGGCAGCAACGACGATAGGGAAGACGGCGACAAGGACCAATGCCAGCCTCCACTCGAGGATGAAGCCGGCGGTGCAGGCGAAGATCATCAGGGCGGAGTTCTGCATGATGACGGATATGCGGTCGCCGATGGCGGAGCGGACGTTGTTGGCGTCCATGGTCAGGCGGGCGGCGACGCGGGCGCTGCTGTTCTCCTCCTCGTCGAACCAGGCGACCTCGTTGCGGAGGACGGCCTCCAGCATCTTCTCCCTGACCCGCTTGGTGAGGTTCTCGCCGACGATGTCCCAGAACATGTGCTGGATGGTGTTGAAGAGCAGAGCGGAGGAGGAGAGGCCGATGAGCAGGAAGCAGTACTTGCCGATCTCCCGCTTCATGTAGGAGCCGTCTCGGCTGTAGTAGACGCTCATCACGGCGCTCAGCACGTAGGCGAAGAGGGCGCTCAGGCAGCCGCAGACGATGGAGCCCACCGAGCCCAGCAGCGCGAACCGCCACTCGGGCGCGTTCATCTTGACCAGCCTCCAGAAGGAGCTCGCCTGGTCCTTGAACGCGATCCTCTCCGTCCTGTTGTAATTGTAGCTCGAGTACGCGTCGATCGACAGACTGAAGTCGGAGTTGGAGAAGTCCGACAGCCTCCTCGAGTACGGCGACCGGCCGTACGAAGAGTTCCGGCCGATGATCGGAGAACTCACCGAGTTCCTTGCGCTGGACGGCCTGCTCCATTTCCCAAACCAAACCAACAAACCAAAAACTCTATTGATTTAGTTTCCATACCAAACTTGAATGTCCTTAATCCACAATCAGCATAAAACTCATAAAACAAAGATACTTCTTTGGATTAATCTTGTGAATTTGTCTTAACTTGTTCTAGTGACATTAATTTAATCATGTAGATGTGATCAACATGATTCAGTCTAACACGAAGCAACTGGCCATCTAAGTTCCAATGGTGGATGCATGAAAAGATTCAAAGTTTGGTgactaaaagaagaagaatggcgTTACCTGGCGCTGCTCTTGCGTGCATTCATGAGGGCAGTCTCGTGGGCGAGCTCTTGCATGCGGATGAGCTTGGCGTACATGCCATTCTCGCCCTTGGAGATGAGCTCATCGTGGGTGCCCAGCTCCAGCACGCTTCCCTGCTGCAGCACCGCCACCATGTCCGCCTTCCGGATCGTCGACATCCGGTGAGCGATCACCAGCGTCGTCCGGCCGATCATGAACCTGTCCAGAGCCTCCTGCACCAGCTTCTCCGACTCCGAGTCCAGCGCACTCGTCGCCTCGTCCAGCAGCAAGATTGCCGGGTTCTTCAGCATCGCCCTTGCAATGGCAATCCTTTGCTTCTGCCCACCAGACAGCTGCAGCCCTCTCTCCCCCACCTGCAAGCAAGTGGTGGGCTCGAGCTCAGTCAAAGTTAAACCCACAGGCCACAAATTACCTTTCATTTTTCCTGACCCAGCCATGCCAGACCAGACCAGACCAGACTTAGTGAGCTCACATGTTCATAACTTACTGTGATGCCATGATAAAGAATACCTTTCTGGAAAACTTTCATCACAAGAGAGaacataacatgaaaaaaatagaataaaatatCGTTTTAGGATTCCCTTTTAACTTGTCTGGTACTGAAGGGGGAGctggaaattttaaaatttcctgaggtttttctttgttgatgtTTTCCTGTTCTAAAGAAACAAGACCCATGATTACTGGTTGATGTATGCCGAGTAAAatctatatataattatataattgCATGATGTGCCCACTCCACTTTATTTAGTGATatattaaagaagaagaagtttggCTCCAGAAGTGACAAGCCTACCAGTCTAAAGTGTAACAAAGGCACGTCTTTATTGGTGGGCTTCTTCTTATAGCAAAAGCAAACGTCCATCATCTTCATGAATTGACAAATTTTTAGTTGGTAAAATCCTTCATGTCCCTTCTGTTCTCCTGAGCTTAAGCTTTGAAAACAGAGGACCTCCACAGGGGTCTCAACTCTGTTCATCCCAAGTGACATTCAAGATTGCCCTTATTAAGGGCAGACAAACTCTTGTAGACCAAGACTCAAAGAAAAGacaataaagaaataaaactcCAGGGGCATCTGTACAGGTTCTACAGCGCTAGTtgtaatttcattttcttggttttcgttttctcttcttttaaagAAGCACCCTTCAAGCCGTGAATGAAGGAAAGACAGAAAAGTGacagaaggaaaagaagggaaccAACAAACTGTGGACAAAACATATGGAATAGTTAGTCCTGGATAAGAGGGCATTGTTTGTTTTACCTGGGTGTCATATCCATCAGGAAGCTTTTCTATGAAGGAATGTGCATTAGCAACTCTGGCTGCTTCCTCCATTTCAACCTCCGTTGCATCAGCCCTTCCAAGTAGCAAATTTTCTTTGATACTTGTAGCAAAGAGTGCTGGTTCCTGGCTCACCAGACCGATTTGTTGCCTCAGCCATCTCAGTTTCAGGGTCCTTATGTCATGCCCATCAAGCAGAACTTGCCCTATAAAAATTTCATGTTGTTTAAGATCAAGgccaggaaaaagaaaaaggaaactctAAGAATGCAAAGAACTATAGCCAACTAATACTTGACTTGGTCCTTACCTGAGGTTGGATCATAAAACCGTTCTATGAGGGCAACGATGGTGCTTTTCCCTGAGCCACTGCTCCCCACTATGGCTATGGTTTTCCCAGCAGGAATGCTGAGTGAGAAATTGCAGAGGATCTGATTGTCTGGCCTCGATGGGTAGGCGAAATCTACATTCTTAAGCTCAACATGGCCTGTTACCGATTCCAATTCGACGCCGGAAGCAGCGTCCTTGTCCATGGAAGGTTTGTGATCTATGGTCTCGAAAATTTTTGCAGCAGCAACCTTTGCCTTGGCAAATGCAGTCATGCTGGGAGCTGATTGGCCAAGTGCTCTGTTAATGGACACCATTAAAGGAATGTAAATTTGAAACTCCAATatatagaaggaaaaatagAGTGTCAATTCCTTAAGAGTTACTTACAGTCCCCCAATCATCACCGAGAACATGGTCGCAATTGCTAGGCCGCCATTAGTGTAGTGGTGCCTAACAAGCCATCCACCATACCAGAGAAGAAGAGCATAGCAGCAGAAGACAGTGAAGTATGTTGCTCCTAATCCCAGCCCTCTAGCAAAGCCACTCTTGTACCCAAGCTTTTGAGCTATTCTCAGTGCAGAAGAGTAGGACTGCAAAGTTTTTGATTCTCCAACAAAAGATAGAACTGTGCGGATTTGAGCAAATGCCTGAAATGCAATCACTCCCGTATTAACATTCCGACTCAAAGAAATGCAACAGAAACACCACATTGATGGAAAAAAACCTCTCCATCTGATGGTTGGGAGTCCCTAACAGTCTAGTACTGTATTCACCGCATAGAAGGatatctctctcgctctcgctctctctctctctccctctctccctccctaaCCAAGAGCAGGATTGGAGATCTTGCATAATTTCTAAATCCTTTTCCCTTTTGGGTATTAATTTCTCCAGGCTTTCTCAGATAGAGAATTTCATTGTCAGAACAGCTTAACatagggaaaagaaaggaatataAAAAATGGGCATTGATTTCGCCTACCTGCTCAGCAATATTTCCTGCGTCTGAGAGAGCACCTTGGCTCCTGGAGGAGAGCTTCGCAAGCGTCATTGTGTGAATTGCGCCGATGATGGCGATCAAGGGGACAACTGCAAGAGTCACAAATGCTAGTTGCCACACTGCAGTAAATCCCACGACGAAGCCTGAGACGAAGGTCCCCATGTAGTGAATGAAATTGCCCAGCTGCAAAgccaaaaagagaaaggaaaaacaaaaacagaggaCCCagattaaaaacaaaattcagtaTCAGTCTTTTCTCCCTTCTCTTGGCCTTTTCCACCGCGCTACCAAAAGCGAGAAAAGAGCCGAGACAAGCACTAGAACAACTTTTCTCACGCGTTTACCTTCTCGCTGATGGCATCCTGGACGACAACGGTTTCGCAATTAATGGCGTAAACGATGTCAGATGTTCTTATATCGGTGTCGAAATACTGAATGTCTTGATTCAGGGCTGCTTCCAAGTATTTGATCCTCAGCCTCGTGGATTGTCTCTCTCCCGTCCACATCCAAGCAGAAATTTCTATACCGGAACGGAAAGAGGAGAAAACTCTCAGAAACCAACGGAATTCGAATGGAACAAAACAAACAACCACGGATTCTGGAGATTAAAGAGGCAATTTCGAGATGGAACGTGTTTCACACCTGCCCACGAAGAAGCCCAGATTGCAGCTCCAACAACGAGAAAGTAAAAAGCATACTGCAACAAACAGAAAGGAAACAAACAACATGAACAACCAACAAGAGGCAcagagagaacgagagaaaacGAAAGAGTTCTCGTCATCATACTTTCACGACTTGCTGCATCATCCTTTCGGGATCGTCCGCGTTGGACCCGAAAGAGTTGACGAGATCGGCGAAGAAGCGCAGGAAGATGGGGAGGGAGCAGCCGTGGACTATGGCTCCCGCAGTGCCGATGGCCATCAGCAGCCAGTCCAGCCTATCGGCGTACCTGAACAACTTGCAGAACGCCAAAGTCGGAGGCGTCGGCGACTTCTTTGCATCGGCTGCCGGCGCCGAGCTTGCCTCGGCGGCGCCGGAGCCTGACTTGGGCTCCACCATTTCCATGCCCTCTTTGCTCCTCTTCTCCCCCTGTGCTGCCTCTTCTGCTGCTTCACCCTCTTCTTGGTCCCTTTTAAAGCAGCTCTGTTGGTGGTCGTTGCTCTCCTTCGCCATTTCCACCCCTTTCATTTCGTACCATCTCCACTGTTCCTCCTTCTTTATCTGAACAGGGGAATCTGGGGACATCTCAAGTTAAAGACCCACACTg contains:
- the LOC116265520 gene encoding ABC transporter B family member 1: MSPDSPVQIKKEEQWRWYEMKGVEMAKESNDHQQSCFKRDQEEGEAAEEAAQGEKRSKEGMEMVEPKSGSGAAEASSAPAADAKKSPTPPTLAFCKLFRYADRLDWLLMAIGTAGAIVHGCSLPIFLRFFADLVNSFGSNADDPERMMQQVVKYAFYFLVVGAAIWASSWAEISAWMWTGERQSTRLRIKYLEAALNQDIQYFDTDIRTSDIVYAINCETVVVQDAISEKLGNFIHYMGTFVSGFVVGFTAVWQLAFVTLAVVPLIAIIGAIHTMTLAKLSSRSQGALSDAGNIAEQAFAQIRTVLSFVGESKTLQSYSSALRIAQKLGYKSGFARGLGLGATYFTVFCCYALLLWYGGWLVRHHYTNGGLAIATMFSVMIGGLALGQSAPSMTAFAKAKVAAAKIFETIDHKPSMDKDAASGVELESVTGHVELKNVDFAYPSRPDNQILCNFSLSIPAGKTIAIVGSSGSGKSTIVALIERFYDPTSGQVLLDGHDIRTLKLRWLRQQIGLVSQEPALFATSIKENLLLGRADATEVEMEEAARVANAHSFIEKLPDGYDTQVGERGLQLSGGQKQRIAIARAMLKNPAILLLDEATSALDSESEKLVQEALDRFMIGRTTLVIAHRMSTIRKADMVAVLQQGSVLELGTHDELISKGENGMYAKLIRMQELAHETALMNARKSSARPSSARNSVSSPIIGRNSSYGRSPYSRRLSDFSNSDFSLSIDAYSSYNYNRTERIAFKDQASSFWRLVKMNAPEWRFALLGSVGSIVCGCLSALFAYVLSAVMSVYYSRDGSYMKREIGKYCFLLIGLSSSALLFNTIQHMFWDIVGENLTKRVREKMLEAVLRNEVAWFDEEENSSARVAARLTMDANNVRSAIGDRISVIMQNSALMIFACTAGFILEWRLALVLVAVFPIVVAATVLQKMFMNGFSGDLEAAHAASTQIAGEAVTNVRTVAAFNSESKIVSLFGSNLKVPLRRCFWKGQIAGSGFGVAQFLLYGSYSLGLWYASWLVKHHISDFSKTIRVFMVLMVSANGAAETLTLAPDFIKGGRAMRSVFSLIDRKTEIEPDEADGLKPDRLRGEVELKHVDFSYPTRPDIPVFRDLTLRARAGKCLALVGPSGCGKSSVLALVVRFYDPSSGRVLIDGKDLRKYNLNALRQHIAVVQQEPSLFATTIYDNIAYGRDGATEAEIVAAAAAANADKFISGLPDGYKTQVGERGVQLSGGQRQRIAIARALVRNPALLLLDEATSALDAESERCVQEAIERTSAARTTIVVAHRLSTVRNAQTIAVIEEGKVTEQGSHSHLLHHHPDGCYARMIQLQRFNHQGQLHLPASTAGAASSASGPSA